The genomic region TCAAACGCTCCCTACGGAAGGAATCCTCCCCATGCCCGCCACCCGGCCCAGCCTCGGCACACACATCGCAGCGCTCGCACTCTCACTCGCCGCGGCCGGCAGCGTCCTCGCAGCCACCGCCCCTTCCGCCCAGGCGGCTCCGGGACCCGTGCACGCCGGCCGTCACACCGCCGCGCCCGAGTGCCGCGGGCAGGGCGTCGACCCCGACGCCCGTGTCCGCTACCGGTCCCGGATCACGATCGACGCACCGCTGAGCACGGTCTTCAGGACACAGACGGATGTGGAGCGGTGGCCGTCATGGCAGGACGCCGTCCTCACCAACGAGCGACTCGACTCCGGTCCCCTGCGCGCCGGTTCCGCCTTCAGGTGGACCACCCCGGTGCCCGCCACCCCCTCGACGCCGGCCACCACCCTGGAGATCACCTCCACCGTCCGGCAACTCCAGCGCAACCACTGCGTCCGCTGGACCGGGCCTGCGGACGGAGAGGGCATACACATCGACGAGGGAACGCACGTGTGGACCTTCACCCAGGTCGAGGGCGGTGTCCTCGTCCGTACCGAGGAGACCTGGACCGGCGAACAGGCCGAGGCCGACGTCCCCACCTCGACCGAGGCACTCGGCGCGGGCCTCGAGATATGGCTGAAGGACCTCAAGGCCGCCGCCGAAGCCCGGGCCGACCGCTGACCCGGCCGTCCGCGCACGCCGCCGCGCGGCGTTCCCGGACCTGGGCCCGGCCGTCGAGGTCCGCCGGTGCACGACGGCCCCTGCGAGTACGTGAGCTGGACGGTCACCGGCGCGAACGTCTGCCCCGCCCGGACGCATCCTTATCCCGGGCCCGTCGTCGCTCTCCATGCCCTCACCCGAAGGGCGGCGGCGCGTCCGGTCGGGCACGCCGGTAGTCTCATCTGGCCGCTGTCGTGGGTGGGGGGATTCGCACATGGAACGAGCACGAACGGACCGCCCGCACCCGGACGGGTCGCGGCGGATCGGCCCGTACCACCTCATAGCCCGTCTCGACCCGAGCGGGCCGGGCCAACCACCCGTCCCCGTAGGCCGGTTCATCGGACGCAGCGCGGACGGTGACCGTACGGCACTCATCAGCACGCCGCTCGACGGCGCCGACCCGGGGCGCTTCCTCGTCGAGGCCGACGCGGGCCGCCGGCTCCTCGGCCCCTGGGTCCTGCCCGTGGCCGAGCTCGCCGCCCCGACCGACGCACCGTGGTACGCCGCTCCGTACCTCCCCGTGCTCCCGCTCCCGGTGGCACTCGCCGTGCACGGCGGTCCACTGCCCGAGCGAACGGTCCGGTCCCTGGGCGCGGCCCTGGCGGAGACACTGACGGGCGCACACGCCGTCGGCATCACGCACGCCGGCCTGTCCCCGGCCTCCGTACTGCTCGCCTGGGACGGACCACGCCTGACCTGCTTCGGCGCGGTCCGCGCGGCGGCCCCGGACGGTACGGGGCGCACCGGCCTGCCCGGGCTCGAACCTGGCAGCCTGGCCCCCGAGCAGGCTGCGGGCGGGCGGCCCCGGCCGCCGGGCGACATCTACGGGCTGGGTGCGGTTCTGGCATACGCGGCGACCGGTCACTCGGTCCCCGATTCCGCGGAACTGCCGGATTCGCTCAGGCCGTTGATCGCGCGCTGTCTGACGCGTGACGCCGCCGCCCGCCCGGCCGCGTCCGAGGTGCTCGGCGCGCTGGCCGGAGCGTCGTCAGCCCCCGTGGCGACGGTCCTGGACCCGGCCGGCGCACTGCTGGGACCCGGCTGGCTGCCGAGCCGGGTGGTCGCGGCCATGGCGCGCCAGTCCGCGGAGGTCCTCGCCGCGGAAGTCCGTACTCCGATCTCACAGACCGCCAGGACCTGACGCGATGCTCTCCCCTCTGACCCATGACGATCCTGCCGGGCTGGCGGGCTTCCGGCTGCTGGCGCGGCTGGGCCACGGCGGTATGGGAACCGTCTACCTGGCTCGTTCGCGGAGTGGCCGCACGGTCGCTCTGAAGACCATGCACCCGTCCATCGCGGCCGATCCGGCGTCGCGCACCCGTTTCCGCCTGGAGACGGACGCGGCGCGCATCATCGGCGGCCATCACGGCGCCGTCGTCGTCGACGCCGATCCCCTGGCGCCGGCCCCCTGGCTCGCCACCGAATACGTCCTCGGCCCGCCCCTCGACGACGCCGTGGCCCTCTGCGGACCCCTGCCCGAGGAGTCCGTACGCGCGCTGGGCGCCGCACTCGCCGGGGCCCTCGGTCAGCTCCACGCCTCGGACGTGGTCCACCGCGATCTGAAGCCCTCGAACGTGATGGTCACCGCGTACGGGCCCAAGATCATCGACTTCGGCATCGCCCACGCCTCCGGCGGCGACCACCTCACCCGCCCCGGATCCGCGGCCGGAACACCCGCCTTCATGTCCCCCGAGCAGGCGGTCGGCCAGGAGCACACCCCCGCGGGAGACGTGTTCGCCCTCGCCGGGGTCCTTCTCTACGCCGCCACCGGCCACGGCCCCTTCGGCACCGGGCAGGCCGCGGACCTCCTGTACCGCGTCCGCTACTCCGACCCGGACCTCTCCGGCCTGCCCCCGGCCCTGGCCGCTGTCCTCGGCCCCTGCCTGGTCAAGGACCCTGCCGGGCGTCCCACCACCCACGAACTCGTCAGCCGCCTCCACAGCGGCGAGGGCCACTTCGCCGACCATCTGCCCGACGCCCTGCTCGCCGACATAGCCCGGCGGGCGTCGGAGGTCTGGCAGCACCGGCCGGAGAGGCTTCCCGTCCCCGCCGGTCACGCGGCCGCCGAGACCGTCCCGGCCACCACAGGACCCGGCATGAGCCGCCGCAAGCTCCTCACCATCAGCGGCGGTGCGTTGCTGGCCACGGCGGCGACCGGCGTGGGCGTATGGGCGGCGACGCGAGAACGGACCCCGGACACGGGGAAGTCCACGGGCGCGGGCAGCGCTCCTGTGCCCCGGTGGAAGCGGAACATCACGACGGCTCCACCCGATGAGCTGGGACGCCCGCTGGTGGCCGGCGACAAGTTGATCGTGACCACCGAGGCCGGGGTGAGCGCCGTGGAGGCGTCGACCGGGCGGCCTCTCTGGTCCGGCAACGCGGTGCTGAGCTCCTGGGACGTGGCCACGGACGGAGAGCGGCTCTTCGCCGTGGACTACTCCCTGGACCCCGGGGAGGGGCTCCGTATCGCGGAGATGGACCTCGACGACGGGGCTCTGATGGATCCGGTCGTGGTCGAGAAGGCGTACAACGGGAAGCTGGTGGGAAATCAGCTTCTCTGCGTCGACGGTGACGTCGCCTGGCTGCTCACGGCGCGGGTGCGTGAGGAGGACACCGCCGAGTCGAGCGGTGTCGGCCCCGAACGGGGCTGGCTCATCGCCTCCTTCTCGCTCTCCACGGGCGAGCGGCGCACCGAGCTGGTCCTCGACGAGGCGGTGCCCGAGGAGTACCCCTGGGTCACGGGTGCGCGGATCACCGGTTCGAGCCTGGTCCTCTTCTTGCGTACGGAATCCGGCGGGGTCGACGCGCTCGTCTGCGACACAGGCACAGGGGCCCGTGTCTGGCGGGCGCCCCTCGGTCTCGACGCCGTCGACGCCGCGCGCAGTCCCGTCTCCGTGGACGCCGAGCACCTCTACACCGCGTCGGACGCGGTCCGGGCGCTGCGCGTGAAGGACGGCAAGGAGGCCTGGAGTCACAAGGAGACAGGCGTGGCGGCGTACGGCCCTCCCGCGGTGAAGGACGGCGTGGTCTACGCGGTGGAGGCGGTGGGGGAGCGGGGCCTCGTGGCCATCGACGCGGACACCGGCGCACTGCTGTGGCGGGAGAAGAACCCCGTGGCGTCCGGGCACGAGCTGAAGGTGGCGCCCACGGCCGACGAAAGCCACGTCTACAAGCACTCCGCGGCGGGACTGCGCGCCATCGGTCTACGCACCCATGACACGGCCTGGCTCCACCCGGAAAGCCTCGACAAGTTCAGCGCCCTGATCGCGGAGGGGCTGCTCATCGGCGTCGGAGAAGGACCCGTGGCCGCCCTCCCGCTGGAGCGGCCCTCGGACGATGCCTCCTCGTAGGCCTCCCACCCTCAGCATCACGAAAGGCTCGGCTCATCCATGCAACCTCTCAGTTTCGGCGACCCGATCCGGCTGGGGCCGTACCGCATCGCCGGTGTGCTCGGCGAGGGCGGCATGGGCAAGGTGTACGTGGGTCATGACAGTTCCGGCCGCCTCGCGGCCGTCAAGGTGCTCCGTCCCGAGCTCGCGCACGACCACAACCTCACCCAGCGGTTCCTGCGCGAGGCCCGGACCGCGCAGGCGGTGGCCTCCGGCGGCGTGGCACGCGTCGTCGCGGCGCAGACCGAGGGCGGGCGCCCCTGGATCGCCACCGAGTACCTGTCCGGGCCGACGCTGGAGCAGGCGGTCACGGGCCACGGGCCGCTGGACGAAGCCGGTGTACGCGCGCTGGCCGCCGCCCTGGCGTCGACCCTGCAGGAGATCCACGCGGCGGGGCTGATCCACCGCGACCTCAAGCCGGCCAACATCGTGCTCACTTCCTCGGGCCCCCGCGTCATCGACTTCGGCATCGCGCGCCCCGAGCACGGTCTGACCCTCACCACCACGGGCCAGGCGCCGGCGACCCCCGGATACGGGGCACCTGAGCAGATCCTGGGTCAGCGCGTCGGTCCGTCGGCCGACGTGTTCTCCCTCGGCGCGGTCCTCGTGTACGCGGCGAGCGGCAGGCAGGCGTACGAGGGTGCGCACGTCGCGGCGGTGCAGTACGAAGTGGTGCACGGCAGCCCCGCCCTGCACGCGGTGCCGGAAGCGCTCCGCCCCCTCATCGCGCCGTGCCTGGCCAAGGATCCCGCGCACCGTCCCCCGCTGTCGTCGGTCATCCAGCTGTCCGCGCCCCCTCGCGGTGCGGACAGGCTGTGGAAGAAGGGTGTCCTCGGCACGCAGATCAAGGAGCACGAGACCCGGACGAGCCGGCTCAGCACCCTGGCCGGCACCGCTGTCGCGGAAGCCGGACCGTCCCGGCGGTTCTTCCTCACCTCGCTCGCCGCCGGCGGAGCGGTGCTTGCGCTGGGAGGCGGCGCGACGGCCTGGTGGCTGAACAGGGGGCCCGGTCTGCCCGAAGCCGCGGACGCTGCCCCGGCGAAGCCGCTGTCCGCGGGTGAGTACGAGCCGGGGACGCTGCCGAAGCCGCTGTGGGGGCCGCTGAAGGCGGCCGCTCCGAGCGCGTCCATGCTGCTGCCGGTGCGGGATGTGGTCATGATGGCCGGCTCGTCGGAAGGGCTTGCTGCGCACAGGGTGACCGACGGCCGGCTGAAGTGGACGCTTCCGGAGGTGTCGCCGTCCACGGGCTTCCTGCGGCTGACGGATGAGCAGTTCGTCGCAGCCGACGCCGATGGCAACGTCCGCTGCTACGACGCCTCCACCGGCGAGCCGCAGTGGAGTGTCCCGGCGAAGGCGGAGAAGCTGCTGGCCACCGCGTCCGAGGCGAAGCTCGTCTTCGTGCTGACGAAGGACGGGGAACTGGCCGCCGTCGACGCCCAGGCGCACGAGGTCCGCTGGACCGTGGGCGCCCCCGCCGAGGTCACCGTCGACCAGGCCGCCGTGGCCGTCGCCGGATCCGGCCGCCTGGTCGTCTGCACGGCGGACGGGTACTACTTCGCCCTCGATACCGCCGACGGCGACGAGGCCTGGAAGTTGGGCGGCCACGCCGGGACTGCGCTCACCCCCGCCGTCGAGGGACGGTTCGTCTATGTCGGCGGGAAGTCGCTCCTGGCACTCGACCTGGAGAGCGGCGACGAGGTCTGGTCGGCGTCCTCACACTCCCTGAGCCCCGAGCAGGACGGATGGGGCTCCCCCGTGATATCCGGAGGCTCCCTGGTCGCCATCGACGACGGCCGTCTCTACCGGGTCGACAGGACATCCGGTTCCGAGGACGGATTCATCGCGTGGCCGGACGGCACCCTCCCGTCCCGCACACCACCGGTCCTCCAGGGCAGCACTCTCTGGATCGTCGAGGGGGGAACCTCATCGGGTGCGTCGGCCTTCGGGAACAGACCGGGCAGCCAGACGGACGGCGAGCTCATGTGGACCTACGGGCCCGAGTCGGAAGGCGACTGGCACATGGCCGCCGCGGGAAACCGGGTGTTCCTGCTGAACAAGGG from Streptomyces sp. QL37 harbors:
- a CDS encoding SRPBCC family protein; the protein is MPATRPSLGTHIAALALSLAAAGSVLAATAPSAQAAPGPVHAGRHTAAPECRGQGVDPDARVRYRSRITIDAPLSTVFRTQTDVERWPSWQDAVLTNERLDSGPLRAGSAFRWTTPVPATPSTPATTLEITSTVRQLQRNHCVRWTGPADGEGIHIDEGTHVWTFTQVEGGVLVRTEETWTGEQAEADVPTSTEALGAGLEIWLKDLKAAAEARADR
- a CDS encoding serine/threonine protein kinase, which translates into the protein MERARTDRPHPDGSRRIGPYHLIARLDPSGPGQPPVPVGRFIGRSADGDRTALISTPLDGADPGRFLVEADAGRRLLGPWVLPVAELAAPTDAPWYAAPYLPVLPLPVALAVHGGPLPERTVRSLGAALAETLTGAHAVGITHAGLSPASVLLAWDGPRLTCFGAVRAAAPDGTGRTGLPGLEPGSLAPEQAAGGRPRPPGDIYGLGAVLAYAATGHSVPDSAELPDSLRPLIARCLTRDAAARPAASEVLGALAGASSAPVATVLDPAGALLGPGWLPSRVVAAMARQSAEVLAAEVRTPISQTART
- a CDS encoding protein kinase, whose amino-acid sequence is MLSPLTHDDPAGLAGFRLLARLGHGGMGTVYLARSRSGRTVALKTMHPSIAADPASRTRFRLETDAARIIGGHHGAVVVDADPLAPAPWLATEYVLGPPLDDAVALCGPLPEESVRALGAALAGALGQLHASDVVHRDLKPSNVMVTAYGPKIIDFGIAHASGGDHLTRPGSAAGTPAFMSPEQAVGQEHTPAGDVFALAGVLLYAATGHGPFGTGQAADLLYRVRYSDPDLSGLPPALAAVLGPCLVKDPAGRPTTHELVSRLHSGEGHFADHLPDALLADIARRASEVWQHRPERLPVPAGHAAAETVPATTGPGMSRRKLLTISGGALLATAATGVGVWAATRERTPDTGKSTGAGSAPVPRWKRNITTAPPDELGRPLVAGDKLIVTTEAGVSAVEASTGRPLWSGNAVLSSWDVATDGERLFAVDYSLDPGEGLRIAEMDLDDGALMDPVVVEKAYNGKLVGNQLLCVDGDVAWLLTARVREEDTAESSGVGPERGWLIASFSLSTGERRTELVLDEAVPEEYPWVTGARITGSSLVLFLRTESGGVDALVCDTGTGARVWRAPLGLDAVDAARSPVSVDAEHLYTASDAVRALRVKDGKEAWSHKETGVAAYGPPAVKDGVVYAVEAVGERGLVAIDADTGALLWREKNPVASGHELKVAPTADESHVYKHSAAGLRAIGLRTHDTAWLHPESLDKFSALIAEGLLIGVGEGPVAALPLERPSDDASS
- a CDS encoding serine/threonine-protein kinase, translating into MQPLSFGDPIRLGPYRIAGVLGEGGMGKVYVGHDSSGRLAAVKVLRPELAHDHNLTQRFLREARTAQAVASGGVARVVAAQTEGGRPWIATEYLSGPTLEQAVTGHGPLDEAGVRALAAALASTLQEIHAAGLIHRDLKPANIVLTSSGPRVIDFGIARPEHGLTLTTTGQAPATPGYGAPEQILGQRVGPSADVFSLGAVLVYAASGRQAYEGAHVAAVQYEVVHGSPALHAVPEALRPLIAPCLAKDPAHRPPLSSVIQLSAPPRGADRLWKKGVLGTQIKEHETRTSRLSTLAGTAVAEAGPSRRFFLTSLAAGGAVLALGGGATAWWLNRGPGLPEAADAAPAKPLSAGEYEPGTLPKPLWGPLKAAAPSASMLLPVRDVVMMAGSSEGLAAHRVTDGRLKWTLPEVSPSTGFLRLTDEQFVAADADGNVRCYDASTGEPQWSVPAKAEKLLATASEAKLVFVLTKDGELAAVDAQAHEVRWTVGAPAEVTVDQAAVAVAGSGRLVVCTADGYYFALDTADGDEAWKLGGHAGTALTPAVEGRFVYVGGKSLLALDLESGDEVWSASSHSLSPEQDGWGSPVISGGSLVAIDDGRLYRVDRTSGSEDGFIAWPDGTLPSRTPPVLQGSTLWIVEGGTSSGASAFGNRPGSQTDGELMWTYGPESEGDWHMAAAGNRVFLLNKGSVVALPVF